A stretch of the Nakaseomyces glabratus chromosome L, complete sequence genome encodes the following:
- a CDS encoding uncharacterized protein (CAGL0L05192g~Protein of unknown function), giving the protein MITASRIEFRLTVRASQRLLTCLVLSKRHCSVTISTQDNFLFSIGMIAEYFMACRFLMTLIAWVECLAAFKFQCDDVELRVPMLTTCVIVDKFSFQQDFCHIAIL; this is encoded by the coding sequence ATGATTACTGCATCCAGGATTGAATTTAGACTCACAGTAAGGGCATCGCAGAGGCTCCTTACTTGTCTTGTACTCAGCAAACGTCATTGTAGTGTTACAATTTCCACACAGGACAACTTTCTCTTCAGTATTGGAATGATAGCGGAGTACTTCATGGCTTGTAGATTCCTTATGACACTCATAGCATGGGTAGAATGTCTCGCAGCATTTAAATTTCAATGCGATGATGTCGAGCTCCGAGTGCCAATGCTCACAACGTGTGTGATTGTCGACAAGTTTTCCTTTCAGCAAGATTTCTGTCATATTGcaattttataa
- the RRP14 gene encoding ribosome biosynthesis protein RRP14 (CAGL0L05170g~Ortholog(s) have role in ribosomal large subunit biogenesis, ribosomal small subunit biogenesis and cytosolic large ribosomal subunit, nucleolus localization): MSDLLEERLRANSSAFDGLMALIPAKYYYDEKTQDQWKMKKKDKSQVRDDKLKKLDPEQQGDEVSSALDVMKKREQNAVPVELPGAKLNKLNKKPVADVDGKHKALGGEVVEEAEDDDEDEEDEDIKVIFDDEGNEIKLGDKQREQRDEPADAEEGEDDNDEVNGEKSTKEVTKKSNEKAKKLKNVEELRSKLQQKIQALKEKRKAPGTNVQGAASSREAILEQRRKREEARKKRKLEHANGGDSDDDDDDDDEDHSSESENEDDLEENPKKKQKKNGVSAKDVMFQNIIFDDGDRTTSDLQRLRKQPNGKKKGPAKNDIKAHLKLLETKQNKIQNKDELEQIKLKEKEKWQKAMLQAEGIRLKDDEKLLKKALKRKEAKKRKSALEWQERKRTVATNIAEKQKRREENLQIRKQNKGQKKNKQQKMKRKFTGSIVPKKRAGFEGRLKSGKKK; this comes from the coding sequence ATGAGTGATTTACTAGAAGAGAGGTTGCGTGCGAACTCGTCGGCTTTTGATGGGCTGATGGCGTTGATTCCTGCGAAGTACTATTACGATGAGAAGACGCAGGACCAAtggaagatgaagaagaaggataaGTCGCAAGTCCGCGATGacaagttgaagaagctggACCCCGAACAGCAGGGGGATGAGGTCTCGAGCGCTTTGGATGTGATGAAGAAGCGGGAGCAGAATGCTGTTCCTGTAGAGCTTCCTGGTGCGAAGCTGAATAAGCTGAATAAGAAACCGGTAGCGGATGTAGATGGCAAACACAAGGCCTTAGGAGGCGAGGTGGtagaagaagctgaagacgatgatgaggatgaagaagatgaggacATAAAGGTtatatttgatgatgaaggtaATGAGATCAAACTGGGCGACAAGCAACGTGAACAACGTGATGAGCCAGCGGACGctgaagaaggagaagatgATAATGACGAAGTAAATGGAGAAAAGTCAACTAAAGAAGTTACTAAGAAATCAAATGAGAAGGctaaaaaactgaaaaatgtTGAGGAGCTAAGATCCAAGCTTCAACAGAAGATACAAGCTTTAAAGGAGAAACGTAAAGCTCCAGGTACCAATGTTCAAGGTGCTGCTAGTTCTAGAGAAGCCATCCTTGAGCAAAGGAggaaaagagaagaagccagaaagaagaggaaaCTTGAGCATGCAAATGGTGGTGACAGTGATGACGACGATGACGACGACGACGAAGACCACTCAAGTGAATCGGAAAACGAGGATGACTTGGAAGAAAatccaaagaagaagcaaaagaagaatggtGTCTCCGCCAAGGATGTCATGTTccaaaatattatctttgatGATGGTGATAGAACGACCTCTGATTTGCAAAGGCTCAGGAAACAGCCAAACGGTAAAAAGAAGGGACCCGCAAAGAACGACATTAAAGCCCATTTAAAACTACTGGAAACTAAACAGAACAAAATTCAAAACAAAGATGAACTAGAGCAAATCaaactaaaagaaaaggaaaaatggCAAAAAGCTATGCTTCAAGCGGAAGGTATAAGACTAAAAGACGACGAGAAACTTCTTAAGAAAGCACTTAAAAGGAAGGAGgccaagaaaagaaaatctgCTCTAGAATGgcaagaaagaaagagaacGGTTGCAACTAATATAGCAGAAAAGCAAAAGAGAAGAGAGGAAAACTTGCAGATAAGGAAGCAAAACAAGGgtcagaagaaaaataagcAGCAGAAAATGAAGAGGAAATTCACAGGTTCTATTGTTCCTAAAAAGAGAGCTGGTTTTGAAGGTCGTCTAAAATCTggcaaaaagaaatag
- the MDH1 gene encoding malate dehydrogenase MDH1 (CAGL0L05236g~Malate dehydrogenase), with product MLSRISRRAFSSTRINPYKVTVLGANGGIGQPLSLLLKLNQKVTDLRLYDLRGAPGVASDLSHIPTNSTVKGFTPEEADGLKNALKDTDLVLIPAGVPRKPGMTRDDLFAINAGIVRDLATAAAESAPNAAILVISNPVNSTVPIVAEVLQKKGVYNPKKLFGVTTLDSIRASRFISEVVGTDPTQEKVNVVGGHSGITIIPLLSQTKYGDKLDKDQKDALIKRIQFGGDEVVKAKNGAGSATLSMAQAGALFANAVLSGFAGEQNVVEPSFVDSPLYKGEGIEFFASPVTLGKEGVVKIHPIGTISAEEEEMLATCKETLKKNIEKGINFVKSSN from the coding sequence ATGTTGTCTAGAATTAGCAGAAGGGCATTTTCCTCTACACGTATCAATCCATACAAGGTTACAGTTCTCGGTGCCAATGGTGGTATTGGGCAGCCATTGTCGTTGCTGTTGAAGTTGAACCAGAAGGTTACTGATCTGAGGTTGTACGATCTTAGAGGTGCTCCTGGTGTTGCCAGTGACTTGTCGCACATCCCAACGAACTCTACTGTGAAGGGTTTCACTCCCGAGGAGGCCGATGGTTTGAAGAATGCTTTGAAGGACACCGACCTGGTGTTGATTCCTGCTGGTGTGCCTAGAAAGCCAGGTATGACTCGTGATGACTTGTTTGCCATCAATGCCGGTATCGTGCGTGACTTGGCCACCGCTGCTGCCGAGTCTGCTCCAAACGCTGCCATCCTGGTGATCTCTAACCCAGTTAACTCTACCGTGCCAATTGTCGCCGAGGTCTTGCAAAAGAAAGGTGTGTACAACCCTAAGAAGTTGTTCGGTGTCACCACATTGGACTCCATCAGAGCTTCCAGATTCATCTCCGAAGTTGTCGGCACTGACCCAACCCAGGAGAAAGTAAACGTTGTTGGTGGTCACTCTGGTATCACAATTATCCCACTTCTATCTCAGACCAAGTACGGTGATAAATTGGACAAGGACCAAAAGGACGCCTTGATCAAGAGAATCCAGTTCGGTGGTGACGAAGTCGTCAAGGCCAAGAACGGTGCTGGTTCCGCTACTCTATCCATGGCCCAGGCCGGTGCTTTGTTCGCCAACGCTGTCCTATCCGGTTTCGCCGGTGAACAAAACGTCGTCGAACCATCTTTCGTCGACTCCCCTCTATACAAGGGCGAAGGTATCGAGTTCTTTGCTTCCCCAGTTACTCTAGGAAAGGAAGGTGTTGTTAAGATCCACCCAATTGGTACCATCTCCgctgaagaggaagagatgTTGGCCACTTGTAAGGAGaccttgaagaagaacatcGAAAAGGGTATCAACTTCGTCAAGTCCAGCAATTAA
- the SRX1 gene encoding sulfiredoxin (CAGL0L05258g~Ortholog(s) have sulfiredoxin activity, role in cellular protein localization, cellular response to oxidative stress and cytosol, nucleus localization), with amino-acid sequence MSLQSGNLHKVSEIPLSQIHRPIVPVLDYQKIDAMVSTMKGKPMASKTCSLEGATELNGQLPPIDVMCVRENGESYYFAFGGCHRFQAYDRLAQEQNDPHIPVRAKVLPATRHQLKLYVGESLDTMFEKADMQRQLEA; translated from the coding sequence ATGTCGCTACAGAGTGGAAACCTACACAAAGTCTCCGAGATCCCATTGTCCCAGATCCACAGGCCTATTGTCCCAGTGCTGGACTACCAGAAGATCGATGCGATGGTGTCGACTATGAAGGGTAAGCCCATGGCCAGCAAGACGTGTTCCTTGGAAGGTGCCACTGAGCTCAACGGGCAGCTCCCACCCATCGATGTGATGTGCGTGCGTGAGAATGGCGAGAGCTATTACTTTGCGTTCGGTGGGTGCCACAGGTTCCAAGCCTACGACCGCCTGGCTCAGGAACAGAATGACCCACATATCCCAGTGAGGGCCAAGGTGTTGCCTGCCACAAGACACCAGTTGAAACTATATGTGGGTGAGTCGCTGGACACCATGTTCGAGAAAGCGGACATGCAAAGACAGCTCGAAGCCTGA